In the Phaseolus vulgaris cultivar G19833 chromosome 7, P. vulgaris v2.0, whole genome shotgun sequence genome, one interval contains:
- the LOC137829147 gene encoding uncharacterized protein — protein sequence MDLLELIAIPNVADRLKPPSKTDKRLGPNKDTWCEFHQAFGHSLHNCLALGFQLDELMRNGFLKEYLQEPQGGPTSAAPEEDQGHEMPIHREINTISGGFSGGGCTFSQRKKYAREVMAVEAQESDQSPKPDLIFTKADLQDVIPHDNDPVVILVVTVGRKVHRVLVDQGSSADVMLWSTFNKLQLSPDQLRPYDGCLYGFAGDKIEVCGHVELRTTFIEGTASRTVNIRYLVVNAPSSYNILLGRPTLNWIGAVASSRHMKMKFPSLEGMVITIKSDQKEAKRCYENNLKTRREMYVVTSQSPREERGHPCRDLPGEKTRARRRSAGERG from the coding sequence ATGGACCTTCTAGAGCTGATTGCCATCCCTAATGTGGCAGACAGACTGAAGCCTCCATCGAAGACCGACAAGAGGCTAGGGCCCAACAAAGAcacttggtgcgagttccaccaagcctTTGGCCACAGCCTGCACAACTGTTTGGCGTTAGGATTCCAGTTAGATGAACTGATGAGGAATGGTTTCTTGAAGGAATACCTACAAGAACCGCAGGGGGGTCCGACGTCAGCAGCCCCAGAAGAagatcaggggcacgagatGCCCATCCATAGGGAGATCAACACAATCTCTGGAGGATTCTCAGGAGGAGGGTGCACCTTCTCCCAACGCAAGAAATATGCCAGAGAAGTGATGGCAGTAGAAGCCCAGGAGTCAGACCAAAGCCCCAAGCCTGACCTtatcttcaccaaggccgactTGCAGGATGTGATCCCACACGACAATGACCCAGTGGTGATCTTAGTGGTAACTGTGGGAAGAAAGGTACACCGTGTccttgtcgaccagggaagctcggccgACGTAATGctctggtcgaccttcaacaaactACAGCTATCTCCTGACCAGTTGAGACCTTACGATGgttgtttgtatggtttcgctggagACAAGATAGAAGTGTGTGGACACGTAGAGTTGAGGACAACTTTCATTGAAGGCACGGCTTCCCGCACTGTTAACATAAGGTATCTTGTTGTTAATGCTCCCTCATCCTATAACATACTTTTGGGCAGGCCCACTTTGAACTGGATCGGAGCAGTAGCCTCTtcgaggcatatgaagatgaagtttccTTCCCTTGAGGGAATGGTGATCActatcaagtctgatcagaaggaggccaaaaggtgctatgagaacaaCCTCAAAACAAGGAGAGAAATGTACGTCGTCACCTCCCAATCTCCAAGGGAAGAAAGGGGTCACCCGTGCCGAGATCTCCCGGGAGAGAAGACCCGAGCCCGCAGAAGAAGTGCTGGTGAGAGAGGTTAG
- the LOC137829148 gene encoding uncharacterized protein: protein MTDLPIHKALQKPDVASRIVRWAVELLEFDVLYEPRGPIKGQVYADFIVELSLAAAHQEEACFRWVLSVDGSSNQQGNGVGVILEGLNGLLIEQALRFAFKASNNKSEYEALIARMLLTKEMGAKSLLAKSDSLLVTGQITGEYQAKDPQMAAYLEYVKILKETFAVFELVLLNLVVFKF from the coding sequence ATGACAGACCTCCCCATTCACAAGGCCTtacagaagcccgatgtggcaagTCGAATAGTGCGTTGGGCGGTTGAGCTATTAGAGTTCGATGTACTGTACGAACCGAGAGGACCTATCAAAGGCCAGGTTTATGCTGACTTCATAGTAGAGCTCTCCTTGGCAGCCGCACACCAAGAGGAAGCATGTTTCAGATGGGTCCTCTCTGTAGACGGATCCTCCAACCAGCAGGGTAATGGGGTTGGTGTCATTCTGGAAGGACTAAATGGGTTGCTAATTGAGCAGGCCCtacgttttgccttcaaggctagtAACAACAAATCTGAGTATGAGGCCTTGATTGCAAGAATGTTGCTGACCAAAGAGATGGGTGCTAAGAGTTtgctggcaaagagtgactccctGTTAGTAACAGGACAAATTACGGGAGAATACCAGGCCaaagaccctcagatggccGCATACCTAGAGTATGTCAAGATTCTAAAGGAGACTTTTGCGGTGTTCGAGTTAGTACTGTTGAACCttgtggtgttcaagttttga